A stretch of Chaetodon auriga isolate fChaAug3 chromosome 21, fChaAug3.hap1, whole genome shotgun sequence DNA encodes these proteins:
- the myca gene encoding transcriptional regulator Myc-A yields the protein MPLTSSLASKNYDYDYDSLQPYFYYDNEEEDFYPQQLQPPAPSEDIWKKFELLPTPPLSPSRRPSLSSLFPSTADQLEMVTEFLGDDVVNQSIICDADYSQTFLKSIIIQDCMWSGFSAAAKLEKVVSERLASLHAARKESAAGECAEPAGAATWRLNSSYLQDLNTSASECIDPSVVFPYPIAETPKQSAGSPPSKDLGLDTPPNSGSSSSSCSDSEDEDDDEEEEEEEEEEEDQEEEEIDVVTVEKRQAVKRCDPSPSETRHPSPLVLKRCHVSTHQHNYAAHPSMRHEQPAVKRLKLESSSSSSGGSGGGGSSGGHSRVLKQISSNRKCSSPRTSDTEDYDKRRTHNVLERQRRNELKLSFFALRDEIPEVANNEKAAKVVILKKATECIYSMQSDEQRLLSLKEQLSRKSELLKQRLAQLQGSRA from the exons atgcCGCTGACTTCAAGTTTGGCGAGTAAAAACTATGACTATGACTACGACTCTCTGCAACCGTATTTCTACTATGACaacgaggaggaggacttcTACCCTCAGCAGCTTCAGCCTCCGGCACCGAGCGAGGACATCTGGAAGAAATTTGAACTGCTGCCgacccctcccctctccccgagccGCCGGCCGTCCCTGTCAAGCCTCTTCCCCTCCACGGCGGATCAGCTGGAGATGGTCACCGAGTTCCTGGGCGACGACGTGGTCAACCAGAGCATCATCTGCGACGCCGACTACTCTCAGACCTTCCTCAAGTCCATCATCATCCAGGACTGCATGTGGAGCGGCTTCTCCGCCGCGGCCAAGCTGGAGAAGGTGGTCTCCGAGCGGCTCGCCTCCCTGCACGCTGCGAGGAAGGAGTCGGCGGCCGGCGAGTGCGCGGAGCCCGCCGGCGCAGCGACGTGGAGGCTGAACAGCAGCTACCTGCAAGACCTGAACACGTCCGCGTCGGAATGCATTGACCCATCTGTGGTTTTCCCCTACCCGATAGCAGAGACGCCCAAGCAGAGCGCAGGGTCGCCGCCTAGTAAGGATTTGGGGCTGGATACTCCACCGaacagcggcagcagcagcagcagttgtagTGACTCAG aagatgaagatgatgacgaggaggaagaggaggaggaggaggaggaggaggaccaggaggaagaggagatcgATGTGGTCACGGTGGAGAAGAGGCAGGCTGTGAAACGGTGCGACCCCAGCCCGTCCGAGACCAGGCATCCCAGCCCACTCGTGCTGAAGAGGTGCCACGTCTCCACCCACCAGCATAATTACGCCGCCCATCCATCCATGAGGCATGAGCAGCCGGCTGTCAAGAGGCTGAagctggagagcagcagcagcagcagcggcggcagcggcggTGGTGGAAGTAGCGGCGGCCACAGCAGGGTCCTCAAACAGATCAGCAGCAACCGCAAGTGTTCAAGCCCCCGGACGTCTGACACGGAGGACTATGACAAGAGAAGGACTCATAACGTACTGGAGCGCCAGCGGAGGAACGAGCTCAAGTTGAGCTTCTTCGCCCTGCGGGACGAGATCCCCGAGGTGGCCAACAACGAGAAGGCGGCCAAAGTAGTGATCCTGAAGAAGGCCACAGAGTGCATCTACAGCATGCAGTCGGACGAACAGAGACTCCTCTCACTCAAAGAACAGCTGAGCAGGAAAAGTGAACTTTTAAAGCAGAGACTCGCACAGCTGCAGGGCTCTCGTGCTTAA